The following proteins are encoded in a genomic region of Acidobacteriota bacterium:
- a CDS encoding VCBS repeat-containing protein — translation MRVLTFAVLAFALLFSGSSVFAAATVDPAFNPVTSRPIEGGSAMGQALQPDGKMLIWGAYLAVNGLAKGQVARLNSDGSVDTSFSYCTCQGLSSIESVAVQNDGKILLSGRNDANRGQVTRINSDGSHDSSYWQVFAGAVPPVGGGSAIIWAVLPDNKTLVERFESQQGFSSRSLYRLNTDGSIDSTFTTYAIGAGQLIQTYLNSLAVAPDGKIYLGRTTYSGPSSSATLSRINANGTADSWEVPSLTMGGSPSQTSISSLSVQSDGNLLVSGNFDTVNGVPRIKLVRLLPAGNVDMGFSGPSFFSVGTIRPLSNGKILIGASSGLGNPGRIFRLNSDGSQDGTFVMDPTITGVNNKFAIDGSERPVFFGTSTLGTNYFRLDINGSWDQSFASSTAAIGIVKAIARQTDGKIIVAGTFSQMNTTARPSFARIDPDGTTDPTFDPGTGFSSTPTDIVLQTDGKIIAFGQFSTYNGTAVSGMIRINSNGSLDNTFSPVVTNVNGVSFQTDGKLLIAGSFSTLNGDARSRVARLNADGTTDLSFNANITSGTVNTAQQLSDGKIIIGGGFTGVDGFNRSNFVRVNSNGTLDTAFNPSSPPTIARLYIQPDGRYLFINGANSGIGQRNADGTNDATFAAPTFTANSDLRIYTLAVQSDGSIIVGGLFNLVGGVPRNNLVRLNSSGKVDKLFFQKGAGGTVYASLNEPGGTTILGGDYWRIDTIVRGGLARVVPGAFSSPSPFDYDGDGRADVSVFRASENKWYILRSSDTTVFQPIFAVAGDIPAPADFDGDGLTDVAIFRPSNGDWWYLSSATGQQINARWGLAGDIPMPSDYDGDGRADYVLFRPSSSQWVRASSANGSASNRAFGVPGDKPLIGDFDGDGRSDVAIYRPSDGNWWWWSSFDNVQRATRWGIATDIPAPADYDGDSKTDFAVYRPSTGVWYIVNSSSGAYSIFPFGIAEDRPVAADYDGDGKADPGVFRPSTGIWYLLRTTAGFTGLQFGNASDVPTQSVYLQ, via the coding sequence ATGAGAGTTTTGACGTTCGCAGTCCTTGCGTTCGCGTTGTTGTTCAGCGGCAGTTCGGTGTTCGCGGCCGCCACAGTAGATCCGGCGTTCAATCCAGTGACGTCGCGGCCGATCGAGGGTGGTTCAGCGATGGGCCAGGCTTTGCAGCCGGATGGCAAGATGTTGATCTGGGGTGCTTATCTCGCAGTAAATGGACTGGCAAAGGGACAGGTCGCACGGCTCAATTCCGATGGCAGCGTTGACACCTCATTTTCTTATTGCACGTGTCAGGGGTTAAGTTCGATCGAATCGGTCGCCGTTCAGAACGACGGCAAGATCTTGCTGTCAGGCAGGAACGACGCCAATCGGGGCCAGGTTACACGGATAAATTCGGACGGATCGCATGACAGTTCGTATTGGCAGGTATTCGCCGGTGCGGTTCCGCCGGTCGGCGGCGGCAGCGCAATAATTTGGGCAGTGCTGCCCGACAATAAGACACTTGTCGAACGGTTTGAATCGCAGCAAGGTTTTTCATCGAGAAGTCTATATCGTTTGAATACGGACGGTTCTATCGACAGCACTTTTACGACTTACGCGATCGGAGCCGGCCAGTTGATCCAGACGTATCTGAACAGTCTCGCGGTCGCACCGGACGGAAAGATATATTTGGGCCGGACGACATACAGTGGCCCATCGTCGTCGGCGACCCTTAGCCGAATCAATGCCAATGGGACGGCCGACAGCTGGGAAGTTCCGAGTCTGACAATGGGCGGCTCACCGAGCCAGACGTCGATCAGCAGCCTGAGTGTGCAGAGTGACGGCAACTTATTGGTCAGCGGAAATTTTGACACTGTCAATGGCGTTCCGCGCATTAAGTTGGTCCGTTTATTGCCGGCCGGAAACGTCGATATGGGTTTTTCCGGTCCGTCGTTCTTTTCCGTGGGTACGATTCGGCCGCTTTCAAACGGGAAGATATTGATCGGTGCGTCGTCCGGGCTAGGTAATCCGGGGCGGATATTTCGTTTGAATTCCGATGGTTCGCAGGACGGTACGTTCGTAATGGATCCTACGATAACCGGCGTAAACAATAAGTTTGCGATCGACGGTTCTGAAAGGCCGGTGTTCTTTGGAACATCGACGCTGGGAACGAACTATTTCAGGCTGGACATCAATGGATCGTGGGATCAGAGTTTCGCTTCGTCCACGGCGGCGATAGGCATCGTCAAAGCGATCGCACGGCAGACCGACGGAAAGATCATTGTCGCCGGCACATTCAGTCAAATGAATACGACCGCAAGGCCTTCGTTTGCGCGAATTGATCCGGATGGCACGACGGACCCGACCTTTGATCCGGGAACGGGTTTCAGTTCAACCCCGACCGACATCGTTCTGCAGACCGATGGAAAGATCATCGCGTTCGGGCAATTTTCGACGTACAACGGCACCGCCGTTTCGGGAATGATCCGGATAAATTCGAACGGTTCGCTCGACAACACATTTTCGCCGGTCGTTACAAATGTGAACGGCGTCAGTTTTCAGACGGACGGAAAATTGTTGATCGCAGGTTCATTCTCAACATTGAACGGTGACGCCAGATCGCGCGTCGCCCGGCTAAACGCGGATGGCACGACCGACCTTTCATTCAACGCCAATATCACTTCGGGTACGGTCAATACGGCCCAACAGTTGAGCGACGGAAAGATAATCATCGGCGGCGGCTTTACGGGTGTCGACGGCTTTAACCGCTCAAATTTCGTTCGTGTTAATTCCAACGGAACGCTTGACACGGCGTTCAACCCGAGCAGCCCACCGACGATCGCAAGGCTCTATATCCAGCCTGACGGCCGGTATCTTTTTATCAACGGTGCAAATAGCGGTATCGGCCAACGCAACGCTGATGGTACGAACGATGCTACGTTCGCAGCTCCGACGTTTACGGCGAACAGCGATCTGAGGATCTATACGCTTGCGGTGCAAAGCGACGGCAGCATCATTGTCGGCGGCCTGTTCAATTTGGTGGGCGGCGTGCCGCGAAACAACCTTGTCCGTCTTAATTCGAGCGGTAAGGTGGACAAGCTTTTCTTCCAAAAAGGTGCGGGCGGAACAGTGTATGCATCGCTCAATGAGCCCGGCGGCACGACAATTCTCGGCGGTGATTATTGGCGGATCGACACCATCGTCAGAGGCGGTTTGGCGAGGGTCGTGCCGGGAGCGTTCAGCAGCCCTTCGCCTTTCGATTATGACGGCGACGGACGGGCCGATGTGTCGGTATTCAGGGCGTCGGAGAATAAATGGTACATACTCAGAAGCAGTGATACGACAGTTTTCCAGCCAATATTTGCCGTCGCTGGCGATATTCCGGCGCCGGCTGATTTTGACGGTGACGGTCTGACCGATGTGGCAATATTCCGGCCGTCAAATGGCGACTGGTGGTATCTAAGTTCGGCGACCGGTCAGCAGATCAACGCTCGATGGGGCCTGGCCGGCGACATACCAATGCCTTCAGATTACGACGGCGACGGCCGAGCGGATTATGTACTGTTCAGGCCTTCGAGCAGCCAATGGGTCAGGGCGAGCAGTGCCAACGGATCGGCGTCGAACCGAGCGTTCGGTGTGCCGGGAGACAAACCGCTGATCGGAGATTTTGACGGTGACGGCAGATCGGACGTGGCGATATATAGACCGTCAGACGGCAATTGGTGGTGGTGGAGCAGCTTTGATAATGTTCAACGTGCGACGCGTTGGGGCATCGCGACGGATATTCCGGCACCGGCAGATTACGACGGCGACAGTAAGACCGATTTTGCCGTTTATCGACCGTCGACCGGAGTTTGGTACATCGTCAATAGCAGCAGTGGAGCCTATTCGATCTTTCCGTTCGGCATCGCCGAGGACAGGCCGGTCGCCGCCGATTACGATGGCGACGGAAAGGCCGATCCGGGTGTGTTCCGCCCCTCGACCGGGATCTGGTATTTGCTGAGAACGACCGCCGGATTTACCGGCCTGCAATTTGGAAATGCCAGCGATGTGCCGACGCAGAGCGTGTATTTGCAGTAG
- a CDS encoding VCBS repeat-containing protein, with product MKYIMTRLGRGLTRYLGFGLVCIAFGAIGVHAASLTVNTTADAGPGSLRQAMLDATVNTEANIVTFAVPTTDPGFNAGTNMFTISLLSPLPDIPLAAMTINNLQSQGITVNANNSFRVFTLVNSAVLTINNLTIAGGFSSTLGGGIFMGNSGTLTLNGCTLRNNTASASGGGIYMANSGTVTLINSTIRNNAAINGGAVYVFDSGTINVTNSTINANIANNGGSGGGIYIGTSGTINATNSTFDGNSASLNGGGIYSTSTAATATLINTTITGNTAANGGGFYNSATATLTNNLIALNTAFDGNDVVGRASLGQGITGSYNLIGNADGSEWTGANNQLGTTQNPIDPRIGALRNNGGPTETRAVLTRSPAIDQGNSPTVANDQRGSIRPYDNLFIQNAPAGNGSDIGAFERSFSPTPFDFDADGKADLSIFRPSAGEWWFQKSSDGGNSTVKFGTATDKLVPADFTADGKTDAAFWRPSTGEWFILRSEDNSYFATPFGTNGDVPVPADFDGDGKADVAVFRPSNSTWYINRSSGGTTFVTFGTNGDIPVTADYDGDFKSDIAVYRPSSGQWWILNSSNGSVNANQFGTSTDKPIKGDFTGDGKADIAFWRPATGEWFVLRSEGQGYYAFPFGISTDLPVPADYDGDGKFDAAIFRPSTSTWFVQRSTAGTLIQPFGQSGDIPVPNVYVP from the coding sequence ATGAAATACATAATGACTCGACTCGGACGCGGTCTAACGCGTTACCTCGGTTTTGGACTGGTATGCATCGCTTTCGGTGCGATCGGCGTTCACGCTGCCAGTTTGACCGTCAACACCACTGCGGACGCCGGCCCCGGCAGTCTTCGCCAGGCGATGCTCGACGCGACCGTCAACACCGAGGCAAACATTGTTACGTTCGCCGTACCGACGACCGATCCGGGATTCAATGCGGGCACGAATATGTTCACGATCTCGCTGCTCAGTCCGCTGCCCGACATTCCGCTTGCCGCGATGACCATCAATAATCTTCAATCTCAGGGAATTACTGTCAATGCCAACAACAGCTTTCGTGTCTTCACGCTCGTCAACAGCGCGGTCCTCACGATAAACAACCTGACGATCGCGGGAGGCTTTAGCTCGACCCTCGGCGGCGGTATTTTCATGGGCAACAGCGGCACTCTGACGCTCAACGGCTGCACCTTGCGGAATAACACCGCTTCGGCAAGCGGCGGCGGCATTTATATGGCGAATAGCGGCACGGTCACGCTCATCAATTCGACCATCCGGAACAACGCGGCCATCAATGGCGGTGCCGTCTATGTATTTGACAGCGGGACGATAAACGTCACCAACAGTACGATCAATGCCAATATCGCCAACAACGGCGGCAGCGGCGGCGGCATATATATCGGGACGAGCGGCACTATCAACGCGACGAACAGCACGTTCGACGGCAACTCGGCGTCGTTAAATGGCGGCGGCATTTACAGTACTTCAACGGCGGCGACGGCAACTCTGATCAACACCACCATCACGGGCAATACCGCAGCCAACGGCGGCGGATTTTACAACAGTGCGACCGCGACCCTGACCAACAACCTTATAGCTCTGAACACCGCATTTGACGGAAATGACGTCGTTGGCCGTGCCAGCCTCGGCCAAGGCATCACCGGCAGCTACAACCTGATCGGCAATGCCGACGGCAGCGAATGGACCGGTGCGAACAACCAGCTCGGCACGACCCAAAACCCTATCGACCCGCGTATCGGCGCCCTCAGAAACAACGGCGGGCCAACTGAAACGCGTGCGGTATTGACCCGCAGCCCTGCGATCGACCAAGGCAACAGCCCGACGGTTGCGAACGATCAGCGTGGTTCAATACGTCCCTACGACAACCTTTTTATTCAGAACGCTCCGGCGGGCAACGGCTCTGACATTGGTGCATTTGAACGCTCGTTCTCGCCGACGCCTTTCGATTTTGATGCCGACGGCAAAGCTGACCTTTCGATCTTTCGGCCATCTGCCGGCGAATGGTGGTTTCAGAAAAGCAGCGATGGCGGCAATTCGACCGTTAAATTCGGCACGGCGACTGACAAGCTCGTGCCTGCCGATTTTACTGCCGACGGCAAGACCGACGCCGCATTTTGGCGTCCGTCGACTGGCGAATGGTTCATTCTCCGCAGTGAGGACAACAGCTATTTCGCAACTCCGTTCGGCACCAATGGCGACGTTCCCGTACCTGCTGATTTTGATGGTGATGGAAAAGCCGACGTTGCGGTATTCCGTCCGTCCAATTCGACTTGGTACATCAACAGATCGTCCGGCGGCACGACCTTCGTGACATTCGGCACGAATGGCGACATACCGGTCACCGCTGATTATGACGGCGATTTCAAGTCTGACATCGCGGTCTACCGGCCTTCGTCGGGGCAGTGGTGGATACTGAACAGCTCGAATGGCAGTGTTAACGCTAACCAATTCGGAACGAGCACGGACAAGCCCATTAAGGGCGATTTCACCGGCGACGGCAAGGCTGACATCGCATTCTGGCGTCCGGCAACCGGCGAGTGGTTCGTTTTGAGGAGTGAAGGCCAGGGCTACTACGCTTTCCCGTTCGGCATTTCGACCGATTTGCCCGTTCCGGCCGACTACGATGGCGACGGCAAATTTGATGCTGCCATTTTCCGTCCTTCGACATCAACCTGGTTCGTCCAACGATCGACGGCAGGCACATTGATCCAACCCTTCGGCCAGAGCGGAGATATACCTGTTCCGAATGTCTACGTCCCGTAG
- a CDS encoding DUF2270 domain-containing protein produces the protein MNDEVRSGTQLVDDDIHITNVPASFRAFADEVKKRSQKPKATPEAIAQKLAPAEFNTAMVHFYRGEIQRSNIWRGRLDATTNWAVITAGATLSFVFSSPDNPHFAIPINTLLVSIFLFMEARRYRYYEVWANRVRVLETGYFAPMLSQRTVAPDKEWAEHISSDLISPHFTISEWEAVGRRLRSNYLWIFVLLALSWTLKVYIHPSPIPTATEADRKIFWDIFFSRATVGLAPGWFVVLSGAFFNALIIFVAFSTLKLRDASSEVLPLESFEWHPLKQVSDWAESSLKRRNTIRRSKKARQRVRSIHKTES, from the coding sequence ATGAACGACGAGGTTCGATCCGGAACCCAATTGGTCGATGACGACATACACATCACGAATGTGCCGGCGTCGTTCCGCGCCTTCGCCGATGAAGTAAAAAAGCGCAGCCAAAAACCAAAAGCAACACCCGAAGCCATCGCCCAAAAGCTGGCACCTGCCGAATTCAACACGGCGATGGTGCATTTTTACCGCGGCGAGATACAGCGTTCGAATATCTGGCGGGGACGGCTTGATGCTACGACGAACTGGGCCGTGATCACGGCCGGTGCGACGCTGTCGTTCGTTTTTAGCTCGCCGGACAATCCGCATTTTGCGATACCGATCAATACGCTGCTTGTTTCGATCTTCCTGTTCATGGAGGCAAGGCGATACCGCTATTACGAGGTTTGGGCCAATCGCGTGCGTGTTCTAGAAACAGGCTATTTTGCCCCGATGCTGTCGCAGCGGACCGTCGCTCCGGACAAAGAGTGGGCCGAGCATATCTCGTCCGATCTGATCTCGCCGCATTTTACGATCAGCGAATGGGAAGCGGTCGGACGGCGGCTGCGTTCGAATTATCTGTGGATCTTTGTGCTGCTCGCATTGTCGTGGACGCTGAAGGTATATATACATCCATCACCCATTCCAACAGCGACCGAGGCGGACCGCAAGATCTTTTGGGATATTTTCTTTTCACGGGCGACGGTCGGGCTGGCGCCGGGCTGGTTCGTTGTTTTATCGGGTGCGTTCTTCAACGCGTTGATCATCTTTGTCGCTTTCAGTACGCTGAAATTGCGCGACGCTTCGAGCGAGGTATTACCGCTCGAGAGTTTTGAGTGGCATCCGCTCAAACAGGTTTCCGATTGGGCTGAAAGCAGCCTTAAACGCCGCAACACGATCCGCCGCTCGAAAAAGGCGCGACAGCGTGTGCGTTCTATTCATAAGACTGAAAGTTAG
- a CDS encoding zf-TFIIB domain-containing protein: protein MAMDLEKRGDALENEYFYKKEQELIAKMKAKMSEETSVATELKCPKCDGTLVETDFESIKIDVCNKCTGAWLDPGELAQITENEKGGGFFGKIFG from the coding sequence ATGGCAATGGATCTGGAGAAGCGGGGCGACGCCCTTGAGAATGAGTATTTTTACAAGAAAGAACAGGAACTGATCGCCAAGATGAAGGCGAAGATGTCAGAAGAGACTTCGGTCGCGACCGAGCTGAAATGTCCGAAATGCGACGGTACGCTGGTCGAGACCGATTTTGAATCGATCAAGATCGACGTTTGCAATAAATGCACGGGTGCGTGGCTTGATCCCGGTGAATTAGCTCAGATCACGGAAAACGAAAAAGGCGGCGGATTTTTTGGCAAGATATTTGGGTAG
- the aqpZ gene encoding aquaporin Z: protein MPLPKRLTAEFLGTLWLVLGGCGAAVLAAGIPSVGIGYAGVSLAFGLTVLTGAYALGHISGGHFNPAVSFGLWAGKRFDGKDLLPYIIAQVLGAIAAAGILYLIASGKAGFSLSGGFASNGYESHSPTQYSIVAAFVAEVVLTFFFLIVILGSTHRKAPAGFAPIAIGLCLTLIHLISIPVTNTSVNPARSTGPAIFVAIYSDPWALKQLWLFWVAPILGALLAGFSYGWLVGDDVAESAEVTEVIVEEIIVEEE, encoded by the coding sequence ATGCCTTTACCAAAAAGATTGACCGCTGAGTTTCTTGGAACGCTCTGGCTCGTACTGGGTGGATGCGGAGCTGCCGTACTGGCTGCCGGCATCCCGAGCGTCGGCATCGGATACGCCGGTGTCTCGCTGGCATTCGGTTTGACCGTACTGACCGGTGCTTATGCCCTGGGGCATATATCCGGCGGGCATTTCAATCCGGCTGTTTCGTTCGGCCTCTGGGCCGGAAAACGGTTTGACGGTAAAGATCTGCTGCCGTACATAATTGCTCAGGTTCTGGGTGCGATCGCTGCAGCCGGGATCTTGTACCTGATCGCAAGCGGTAAGGCGGGTTTTAGCCTCAGCGGCGGATTTGCTTCGAACGGCTACGAGAGCCATTCGCCTACGCAGTATTCGATCGTTGCCGCGTTTGTTGCAGAGGTGGTGTTGACGTTCTTTTTTCTGATCGTCATTCTCGGCTCGACGCATCGAAAGGCTCCTGCAGGTTTTGCACCGATCGCCATCGGCCTTTGTCTGACGCTGATCCACCTGATCTCGATACCGGTGACAAACACGTCGGTCAATCCGGCCCGCAGCACGGGACCTGCGATCTTTGTCGCTATTTACAGCGATCCGTGGGCATTAAAACAGCTCTGGCTGTTTTGGGTCGCACCGATCCTGGGAGCATTGCTTGCCGGATTCTCGTACGGTTGGCTGGTCGGTGACGACGTAGCCGAGTCTGCAGAAGTGACCGAGGTCATAGTCGAAGAGATCATCGTCGAAGAAGAATAA
- a CDS encoding ankyrin repeat domain-containing protein, translated as MIRKLEFVLLLTFIVSLYGYADGQNISNEARRHFDRGMAAVETAKSPEDLSVAITEFKQATVLAPDWADAFFNLGKVQEAAEKYTDAIGSFRKYLQLSPESPDAGEVRSLINKISFKREKQTGIKRVFDLLINGKRKEVDCSRTGKTWGAFGEYNLLIRFRKVGDRIEVQNEDVAFHQLHPPNPGSGGETRQAWNKQRSLWEPVEVNGDSYRYTWSWWIDYSSGYEVEIVNDVTGKIISVNPPRVLETVESRFARNIPILENPGQIVTGSGGSRCTVELTEDPNRPANPLDKKDPYGKTALHRAVDKRDTAEIESLLSQGADINININDKLHDTPLELAVNRGYTEIVRFLIDQGADISGIDALLHSAVFMGHAEVAALLIEKGANVRAVDSYGNSTLENAVSQKRKGVAKLLVSKGADVNARNKNGNTLWTQNTEKSVFELLIDLGADVNAKDKHGKSPLHQIAYYGDPGIAELLISKGADITAADTGGGTPLDAAINARKKEMAAFLISKGADIKSKDKYGNTRLQRAYGKDEVAFLTGLGADVNERDQYGSTLLHRAVSENKSDIAEFLINNRADVNVRDNRGETPLHKAVSENRIELVEMLIRVRAEIDARDNDGYTPLHRAVSGHSYSERRELVELLVLKGADINSKNNGGSTPLHTAIVNCGSKEKCDKREMFDLLIGKGADINARNKAGLTPLQTAEINNRKNMAEVLIAKGALTDGSNVNLPDESGKTALHNAAINDQKDAAEQLIAKGADINARDKDGITPLHFAANVGSVAVAELLITKGADINALDKTNATPALTALAIASIMPYRAAKCMQVFKLLVEKGADIKTPSNNQWTLLHNAVSYSNKEAVELLIAKGADINAKNKDGKTPLQLAIDSKNKEIAELLKKHGAL; from the coding sequence ATGATCAGAAAACTCGAATTTGTACTGTTACTCACGTTCATTGTTTCGCTTTACGGGTACGCGGACGGACAGAATATTTCCAACGAAGCCCGCCGCCACTTCGACCGCGGAATGGCGGCCGTCGAGACGGCCAAGTCACCCGAAGATCTTAGTGTTGCGATCACCGAATTCAAGCAAGCAACCGTGCTCGCACCGGATTGGGCCGACGCCTTCTTTAATCTCGGCAAGGTTCAGGAGGCCGCAGAGAAATACACCGACGCGATCGGAAGTTTTCGGAAGTATCTTCAACTATCGCCTGAGTCACCGGACGCTGGTGAGGTGCGAAGCCTGATCAACAAGATCAGCTTTAAGCGTGAAAAGCAGACGGGTATTAAGCGTGTCTTCGATCTGCTTATCAACGGAAAGCGAAAAGAGGTCGACTGCTCAAGGACCGGCAAAACGTGGGGTGCCTTTGGTGAATACAACCTTCTTATCAGGTTTCGGAAAGTCGGTGACCGCATCGAGGTTCAGAACGAGGACGTTGCGTTTCACCAGCTACATCCCCCGAATCCGGGGTCGGGCGGCGAAACCCGGCAAGCCTGGAATAAGCAACGGAGCCTGTGGGAACCGGTCGAAGTTAATGGCGACAGCTACAGATACACTTGGTCGTGGTGGATAGATTATAGCTCAGGTTATGAGGTGGAGATCGTGAACGATGTGACCGGAAAGATCATCTCGGTGAACCCGCCGCGTGTTCTCGAGACCGTTGAGTCACGATTCGCCAGAAATATACCGATCCTCGAAAATCCCGGGCAGATCGTGACCGGTTCCGGAGGCTCGCGATGCACGGTCGAACTGACCGAAGATCCAAATCGGCCCGCGAATCCGCTGGACAAGAAGGATCCATATGGAAAAACGGCTCTCCACCGGGCGGTCGACAAAAGGGATACTGCCGAGATCGAGTCACTGCTGTCTCAAGGTGCGGACATAAACATAAACATCAACGACAAACTGCACGACACACCGCTCGAACTGGCCGTAAATCGAGGCTATACGGAAATCGTCCGGTTCCTGATCGACCAAGGCGCGGACATTTCCGGCATTGACGCGCTTCTGCACTCGGCCGTCTTCATGGGTCATGCGGAGGTGGCTGCTTTGCTCATTGAGAAAGGGGCGAATGTTCGGGCCGTCGACAGCTACGGCAATTCAACGCTCGAAAATGCGGTCAGCCAAAAACGCAAAGGTGTGGCAAAACTCCTTGTTTCAAAAGGAGCCGATGTCAATGCAAGGAATAAAAATGGCAACACTTTGTGGACGCAAAACACTGAAAAGTCAGTATTTGAACTTTTGATCGACCTTGGGGCAGATGTAAATGCAAAGGACAAACACGGAAAGTCTCCGTTACACCAGATCGCTTACTATGGCGATCCGGGCATTGCCGAACTTTTGATCTCAAAAGGAGCAGACATTACTGCTGCAGACACAGGCGGAGGTACGCCGTTAGACGCGGCGATAAATGCCAGAAAAAAGGAAATGGCCGCATTCTTGATATCTAAAGGTGCGGATATCAAGTCAAAGGATAAGTATGGCAACACGCGTCTGCAAAGAGCTTATGGTAAAGACGAGGTCGCATTTTTGACCGGCCTCGGAGCAGACGTTAACGAACGAGATCAATACGGATCAACTCTATTGCATCGAGCGGTCTCGGAAAACAAGTCCGATATTGCCGAGTTTCTGATCAATAACAGGGCAGATGTCAACGTTAGAGACAATCGAGGCGAAACGCCACTGCACAAGGCAGTATCTGAAAACAGAATAGAACTGGTGGAAATGTTGATCAGGGTACGAGCCGAGATCGACGCCAGGGACAATGACGGCTACACACCGCTCCACCGGGCGGTTTCCGGACATAGTTACAGTGAAAGAAGAGAATTGGTCGAGTTGCTGGTCCTGAAAGGAGCTGACATCAACTCAAAAAACAACGGTGGATCGACACCCTTGCATACGGCGATCGTCAACTGCGGCAGCAAAGAGAAGTGTGACAAAAGAGAAATGTTCGATCTGTTGATCGGGAAGGGGGCAGATATCAACGCAAGGAACAAGGCTGGCCTGACTCCGTTGCAGACCGCTGAGATCAACAACCGAAAAAACATGGCTGAGGTGCTAATCGCAAAGGGAGCCCTCACCGACGGTTCAAATGTGAACCTTCCAGATGAATCCGGAAAAACCGCACTCCACAATGCTGCGATAAATGATCAAAAAGACGCGGCTGAACAGCTGATCGCCAAAGGTGCAGACATCAACGCCCGTGATAAGGACGGTATCACGCCGCTACACTTTGCTGCGAATGTTGGGAGCGTCGCGGTCGCTGAGCTGCTGATCACGAAAGGTGCAGATATTAACGCATTAGATAAGACAAATGCTACGCCCGCTCTTACAGCTTTAGCAATCGCGTCGATCATGCCTTACAGGGCAGCGAAATGTATGCAAGTTTTCAAGCTTCTGGTCGAAAAAGGTGCGGATATCAAGACACCTTCGAACAATCAATGGACCCTGCTTCATAATGCCGTTTCTTACTCTAATAAGGAGGCTGTCGAATTGCTGATCGCAAAAGGAGCTGACATTAACGCAAAGAACAAAGACGGCAAGACACCGCTGCAACTTGCGATCGATTCGAAGAATAAGGAGATCGCGGAGTTGTTAAAAAAACATGGAGCGTTGTAG
- a CDS encoding nucleoside deaminase codes for MNEQDENWMYRAIGMARDAAKMGEVPVGAIIIDENGGILAAASNRTIKNIDPTAHAEILALRIAATRIGNYRLTGTTVYSTIEPCAMCAGALVNARVARLVYGAADERFGAVESKFRVCDSPDLNHRIEITSGVLAENCRRLMQEFFQARRKS; via the coding sequence ATGAACGAACAAGATGAGAATTGGATGTACCGAGCGATCGGCATGGCCCGCGACGCAGCGAAGATGGGCGAAGTTCCGGTCGGTGCCATCATTATCGACGAAAACGGCGGAATTCTCGCAGCGGCGTCGAACCGCACGATCAAGAATATCGATCCGACCGCACATGCTGAGATCCTCGCCTTGCGGATCGCCGCGACCCGCATCGGCAACTATCGCCTTACCGGCACGACCGTCTATTCCACCATCGAACCCTGCGCGATGTGCGCGGGAGCCCTAGTAAATGCCCGCGTTGCCCGCCTCGTCTATGGAGCCGCAGACGAACGCTTCGGTGCCGTCGAATCAAAGTTCCGCGTTTGCGACAGCCCCGATCTAAACCACCGGATCGAGATAACCTCCGGCGTCCTCGCCGAAAACTGCCGCCGCCTAATGCAGGAATTCTTCCAGGCAAGGCGCAAGAGTTGA